In Amyelois transitella isolate CPQ chromosome 5, ilAmyTran1.1, whole genome shotgun sequence, one DNA window encodes the following:
- the LOC106134541 gene encoding transcription factor E2F4, producing MATAAAADNVYKRYEKSLGLLTTRFVSLLQKARDGALDLKLATNLLAVRQKRRIYDITNVLEGIGLIEKRSKNSIQWKGAGPDCNTNDIGRKVTSLRRQIGRLEEKEKVLDNQLQWITQSIKNVLEDVDNKDLLYVKQDDVIKCLPPDSQVLALETKLGTNISASVMQRKDKDPHFILHVQSSEPVNVILLCDREKEEAMEEENDKEIQSYTENGECTKYNDYLLRLSPPLTKNDYAFSLCGSEGLCDLFDIPC from the exons ATGGCAACAGCAGCAGCAGCAGATAATGTCTACAAAAGATATGAAAAATCACTAGGTCTACTTACAACCAGATTTGTTTCGTTATTACAGAAAGCTAGAGACGGAGCTTTGGATTTGAAACTC GCTACTAATTTGTTAGCTGTGCGTCAAAAAAGACGTATATATGATATTACCAATGTGTTGGAAGGCATCGGGTTAATAGAGAAAAGAAGCAAAAATAGTATTCAATGGAA AGGTGCAGGGCCAGATTGTAATACAAATGATATTGGCCGAAAAGTCACATCCTTGAGGAGACAAATTGGTCGCCTGGAAGAAAAGGAGAAAGTTCTAGATAA TCAATTGCAGTGGATAACtcaaagtattaaaaatgttttggagGATGTGGATAATAAGGATCTCTTATATGTTAAGCAGGATGATGTAATTAAATGTTTGCCACCAGATAGCCAAGTGTTGGCCTTAGAAACTAAACTTGGGACAAATATTTCTGCTTCAGTAATGCAGAGAAAG gataAGGATCCGCACTTTATACTGCATGTTCAATCATCAGAACCAGTAAATGTTATCCTGCTCTGTGATAGGGAAAAAGAAGag GCAATGGAGGAAGAAAATGATAAAGAAATACAGAGTTATACAGAAAATGGCGAGTGTACAAAGTACAATG ATTATCTGCTGCGTCTGAGTCCGCCTCTCACAAAAAACGATTATGCATTTTCGTTGTGCGGTTCTGAAGGATTATgtgatttatttgatataccgtgttaa
- the LOC106134523 gene encoding ATP-binding cassette sub-family F member 3: MAQCGEFLKSQFPLIDDDLKKYVEDILGNSAGEFEDTEEVYEAVGEVLSEISEKSEEDIREICEQLLHMLQPDKKGNSNGPRKVLDAPIHLASMTSNANETDDLKSIWLHTRDDNLKVDQKKLEKAEAKLQQKQQKQKEEKVPAAAPVLQTATASQVTSKKDNKLEAKGTNRTQDIRIENFDIAYGDRVLLQGADLVLAFGRRYGLVGRNGLGKTTLLRMIAANQLKIPSHISILHVEQEVIGDDTLALQSVLECDEVRERLLKREKEIATAINNGSQDSALSEELSEVYAQLENIEADKAPARASIILSGLGFTPEMQARATKTFSGGWRMRLALARALFSKPDLLLLDEPTNMLDIKAIIWLENYLQNWPTTLLVVSHDRNFLDTVPTDILHLHSQRIDTYRGNYEQFHKTKTEKHKNQQREYEAQQQHRAHTQEFIDKFRYNAKRASSVQSKIKMLDKLPELKPVEKEIEVVLRFPDTEPLSPPILQLNEVGFYYSKDRVIFSNVNLGATLESRICIVGDNGAGKTTLLKIIMGILSPTSGICNVHRGLKFGYFSQHHVDQLEMDVNSIELLQKAYPGKTIEEYRRQLGSFGVSGDLALQTIASLSGGQKSRVAFASMCMGNPNFLILDEPTNHLDIETIEALGKSINKYTGGVILVSHDERLIRMVCKELWICGNGSVSSIEGGFDEYRKIVERELEAQNK, translated from the exons ATGGCTCAGTGTGGTGAATTTTTGAAAAGCCAGTTTCCTTTAATTgatgatgatttaaaaaaatatgtggaGG ATATTCTGGGCAACAGTGCTGGAGAATTCGAAGACACAGAGGAAGTATATGAAGCAGTAGGCGAAGTTTTGAGTGAAATATCAGAAAAATCAGAAGAAGATATAAG AGAAATATGTGAGCAATTGCTACATATGCTACAGCCAGATAAAAAAGGTAACAGCAATGGGCCTCGGAAAGTACTTGATGCTCCGATACACTTGGCTTCCATGACATCTAATGCAAATGAAACTGACGACCTCAAAAGTATATGGCTGCATACTAGAGATGATAATttg AAAGTAGATCAAAAGAAATTAGAAAAAGCAGAAGCTAAGTTACAACAAAAGCAGCAGAAACAGAAAGAGGAGAAGGTACCGGCAGCAGCGCCTGTACTGCAGACAGCCACGGCTTCACAGGTCACATCAAAGAAGGACAACAAACTCGAGGCTAAAGGCACCAACAGGACTCAGGATATTAGAATAGAGAACTTTGACATAGCATATGGTGACAG GGTACTCTTACAAGGTGCCGACCTGGTTCTAGCATTTGGAAGAAGGTACGGTTTGGTGGGTCGGAACGGTCTGGGCAAAACCACCCTCCTTAGGATGATAGCAGCCAACCAGTTGAAGATACCGTCACACATATCCATACTTCATGTGGAACAGGAGGTCATTGGCGATGATACGCTGGCGTTGCAAAGCGTTTTAGAATGCGACGAGGTTAGAGAAAGGTTGCTGAAGAGGGAGAAAGAGATTGCTACTGCTATTAATAATGG aTCACAAGATTCTGCGCTCTCAGAAGAGTTATCAGAAGTGTACGCTCAGCTGGAGAATATCGAAGCGGACAAAGCGCCGGCGCGGGCCTCTATAATACTTAGTGGTCTGGGGTTCACGCCCGAGATGCAGGCGAGAGCCACAAAGACCTTCTCTGGAGGTTGGAGGATGAGGTTAGCGCTTGCCAGGGCGCTGTTTTCCAA ACCAGACTTGCTACTATTGGACGAGCCGACGAACATGTTGGACATAAAAGCCATCATTTGGTTAGAGAACTACCTTCAAAACTGGCCCACCACATTACTGGTGGTGTCTCACGACAGGAACTTTTTGGACACGGTCCCTACGGACATATTGCACTTGCATTCACAGAGGATAGACACATATAG GGGTAACTACGAACAATTCCACAAAACGAAGACGGAGAAGCACAAGAATCAACAGCGGGAGTACGAAGCCCAGCAGCAGCACCGTGCGCACACGCAGGAGTTCATCGACAAATTCAGATACAACGCGAAGAGAGCCTCGTCTGTGCAGAGCAAGATCAAGATGCTTGATAAATT ACCAGAATTGAAACCAGTAGAGAAAGAAATAGAGGTAGTGCTAAGGTTTCCTGACACGGAGCCTCTGTCGCCGCCCATCCTGCAACTGAACGAGGTCGGCTTCTACTACTCTAAGGATAGGGTCATATTCTCCAATGTCAACCTTGGAGCCACCTTAGAGTCTAGGATATgtatt GTAGGAGACAACGGCGCAGGCAAAACAactttactaaaaataataatgggcATCCTATCGCCCACTAGTGGGATCTGTAACGTGCATCGTGGACTCAAATTCGGGTACTTCTCGCAGCACCACGTGGATCAATTAGAGATGGACGTCAACTCTATAGAGCTACTGCAGAAAGCCTATCcag GCAAAACGATAGAAGAATACAGAAGACAATTAGGCAGTTTCGGTGTCAGCGGGGACCTAGCTCTTCAGACAATAGCGAGTCTCTCCGGGGGCCAGAAGTCCAGGGTAGCCTTCGCCAGCATGTGCATGGGGAACCCCAACTTCTTGATTCTCGACGAGCCGACTAACCACTTGGACATTGAGACCATTGAGGCGTTGGGGAAGTCGATAAACAAATATACG ggcGGTGTAATCTTAGTATCTCACGACGAGAGGTTAATACGAATGGTGTGCAAAGAGCTTTGGATCTGCGGCAACGGTTCCGTCAGCAGTATAGAGGGAGGCTTCGACGAGTACCGGAAGATAGTGGAGAGGGAACTTGAGGCGCAGAATAAGTAG
- the LOC106134522 gene encoding cerebellar degeneration-related protein 2 isoform X3, translated as MASFEDLSFDWASLCQECPECWTASDLQLAAELGKTLLERNKELETALRQHQNVIEDQAQEIEYLTKQTVALREVNDSRLRIYEQLEVSIQDLERANHRLASDHAADKKHIKTLCANIESLESKCEELQKVSDDLKAQLEIARRRAEKKPESEHSKENEKNEKTEHVPVTPNCKRPQMSTPIKATPIAPLPELTKEDEDLLRLSDELRESKVSFAQEQRRVTELEEQLASMIQENNRLQEQLRNWHQREDEPKSMHEEFSILEEVRQGQLCIRCLRGVERGDDMSSMLDGDDDDRSAISSLILTPTHPDSAREDLVSNKLVKFDNAKEKLLQGIWANKEDGHDNPYRELVQKYEALLEVQLSQAKNLRKNKQNSSPSAQVQPGILSLQDELQTSGDYTHFSVKDTDDESGHGEEAQKENNTQKKVETTSRKKIIQTPDFSEAETSSSGFSDETSNKATQTERERPGSFLCTIADGEDYRFSIYDDASPMDSRFRNRPEYRELFKEIFTILKKAAENKDEGEQLPLLDDTTVGKVPPVTPATEEPPGNFTDDTQSVLSSVMSEQSIPVSDITAPETPTLTEKKKSVAEPVKKLEVKKREKKPAESIAPQKPKPEKESETKEKEPEKQTQKEKEKERVLTPLVRQPLEYIAATRKKSRHRNRKHSQDRQGADSPVFPSPPKITYQKISNKKRRDYRPIEASPLVAPSESDWNGVTLSFYNRSLNSPTPSTSSRTGKIYQGWNAETDSWDIKQSTASQEIHKLRKLELSYAEVLRNADKTKTRRKKHQ; from the exons ATTTGCAGCTAGCAGCAGAACTCGGGAAGACCCTGTTGGAGAGGAACAAGGAGTTGGAGACAGCTCTCCGCCAACACCAAAATGTCATCGAAGATCAGGCACAAGAAATTGAA TACTTAACAAAACAGACAGTCGCCTTGCGGGAGGTGAACGACTCAAGACTGAGGATCTACGAACAGTTAGAAGTCAGCATTCAAGATTTGGAGCGGGCCAACCACAGGCTCGCTTCCGACCATGCCGCCGACAAGAAACACATCAAAAC TTTGTGTGCAAACATTGAATCATTGGAGAGTAAATGTGAGGAACTGCAGAAGGTATCAGACGACCTGAAAGCCCAGCTTGAGATTGCCAGGCGACGAGCAGAAAAGAAACCTGAGAGCGAGCATTccaaagaaaatgaaaagaatGAGAAGACAGAGCATGTCCCCGTCACACCCAACTGTAAAAGGCCTCAAATGAGCACGCCCATCAAAGCGACGCCAATAGCACCCCTCCCAGAACTGACGAAAGAGGACGAGGACTTACTCAGGCTAAGCGACGAACTCAGAGAAAGCAAAGTATCCTTCGCCCAAGAACAACGGAGGGTGACCGAGTTAGAAGAACAACTAGCGTCTATGATCCAAGAAAACAATAGGTTGCAGGAACAACTGAGGAATTGGCACCAGAGAGAAGACGAACCAAAATCTATGCATGAAGAGTTCTCTATCTTGGAAGAAGTCAG ACAAGGCCAACTTTGCATAAGATGTCTAAGGGGCGTCGAACGAGGAGACGACATGTCGTCAATGCTCGATGGAGACGATGACGACAGGAGTGCTATCAGCTCTCTGATCCTCACACCCACTCACCCAGACAGTGCCAGGGAAGACCTGGTCTCTAACAAACTTGTCAAATTCGAC AATGCCAAGGAAAAATTACTCCAAGGTATATGGGCCAATAAAGAAGACGGTCACGATAACCCCTACAGAGAACTTGTCCAGAAGTACGAGGCTCTTCTGGAAGTTCAACTATCACAAGCCAAGAACCTGAGGAAGAACAAACAGAACTCGTCGCCCAGCGCGCAGGTACAGCCTGGAATATTATCTCTCCAAGATGAGCTACAAACATCTGGAGACTACACCCATTTCAGCGTCAAAGACACTGACGACGAAAGCGGCCACGGCGAGGAGGCGCAGAAAGAGAACAACACCCAAAAGAAGGTTGAAACCACATCTCGCAAAAAGATTATACAAACACCAGACTTTTCGGAAGCAGAAACTTCGAGCTCTGGTTTCTCAGACGAAACAAGCAACAAAGCTACGCAAACAGAGCGCGAGCGCCCCGGGTCTTTCCTCTGCACGATCGCCGACGGAGAGGATTACCGATTCAGCATCTACGATGATGCGAGTCCCATGGACAGCCGCTTCCGAAACAGACCAGAATATCGGGAATTGTTCAAAGAAATCTTTACTATTCTCAAAAAAGCAGCGGAAAACAAAGACGAAGGAGAACAACTGCCTCTCCTTGATGATACAACCGTCGGAAAAGTACCGCCGGTCACACCGGCTACGGAGGAACCACCAGGAAACTTCACTGATGACACACAGAGCGTTTTGTCGTCTGTGATGTCGGAACAGTCGATTCCAGTGTCCGATATTACAGCCCCAGAAACTCCAACTTTGACAGAAAAGAAGAAATCTGTTGCTGAGCCAGTCAAAAAGTTAGAAGTTAAGAAAAGAGAAAAGAAGCCAGCAGAGTCGATCGCTCCTCAAAAACCTAAACCTGAAAAAGAGTCGGAAACTAAAGAGAAGGAACCCGAGAAGCAAACTcaaaaggaaaaagaaaaggagCGCGTATTGACCCCGCTAGTGCGCCAACCGTTGGAGTACATCGCGGCCACTAGAAAGAAGTCCAGACATCGCAACCGCAAGCACAGCCAGGATCGCCAAGGTGCAGACTCTCCCGTATTTCCGTCGCCGCCGAAAATAACTTACCAGAAGATATCGAATAAGAAGCGAAGGGATTACAGGCCTATTGAAGCGAGTCCCCTGGTGGCACCCTCCGAGAGCGACTGGAACGGAGTCACGTTATCGTTTTACAACAGAAGTTTGAACTCGCCGACCCCGAGCACGAGCAGCCGGACCGGGAAGATCTACCAGGGCTGGAACGCCGAGACCGACTCGTGGGACATCAAGCAGAGCACGGCCTCGCAGGAGATCCACAAGCTGAGGAAACTCGAGCTCTCCTACGCGGAGGTGTTAAGGAACGCCGACAAGACCAAAACCCGGCGTAAAAAACAccagtaa
- the LOC106134522 gene encoding cerebellar degeneration-related protein 2 isoform X2 yields the protein MEAAKEAILRSGGFKDLDEDDLTSRRSMLDDLQLAAELGKTLLERNKELETALRQHQNVIEDQAQEIEYLTKQTVALREVNDSRLRIYEQLEVSIQDLERANHRLASDHAADKKHIKTLCANIESLESKCEELQKVSDDLKAQLEIARRRAEKKPESEHSKENEKNEKTEHVPVTPNCKRPQMSTPIKATPIAPLPELTKEDEDLLRLSDELRESKVSFAQEQRRVTELEEQLASMIQENNRLQEQLRNWHQREDEPKSMHEEFSILEEVRQGQLCIRCLRGVERGDDMSSMLDGDDDDRSAISSLILTPTHPDSAREDLVSNKLVKFDNAKEKLLQGIWANKEDGHDNPYRELVQKYEALLEVQLSQAKNLRKNKQNSSPSAQVQPGILSLQDELQTSGDYTHFSVKDTDDESGHGEEAQKENNTQKKVETTSRKKIIQTPDFSEAETSSSGFSDETSNKATQTERERPGSFLCTIADGEDYRFSIYDDASPMDSRFRNRPEYRELFKEIFTILKKAAENKDEGEQLPLLDDTTVGKVPPVTPATEEPPGNFTDDTQSVLSSVMSEQSIPVSDITAPETPTLTEKKKSVAEPVKKLEVKKREKKPAESIAPQKPKPEKESETKEKEPEKQTQKEKEKERVLTPLVRQPLEYIAATRKKSRHRNRKHSQDRQGADSPVFPSPPKITYQKISNKKRRDYRPIEASPLVAPSESDWNGVTLSFYNRSLNSPTPSTSSRTGKIYQGWNAETDSWDIKQSTASQEIHKLRKLELSYAEVLRNADKTKTRRKKHQ from the exons ATTTGCAGCTAGCAGCAGAACTCGGGAAGACCCTGTTGGAGAGGAACAAGGAGTTGGAGACAGCTCTCCGCCAACACCAAAATGTCATCGAAGATCAGGCACAAGAAATTGAA TACTTAACAAAACAGACAGTCGCCTTGCGGGAGGTGAACGACTCAAGACTGAGGATCTACGAACAGTTAGAAGTCAGCATTCAAGATTTGGAGCGGGCCAACCACAGGCTCGCTTCCGACCATGCCGCCGACAAGAAACACATCAAAAC TTTGTGTGCAAACATTGAATCATTGGAGAGTAAATGTGAGGAACTGCAGAAGGTATCAGACGACCTGAAAGCCCAGCTTGAGATTGCCAGGCGACGAGCAGAAAAGAAACCTGAGAGCGAGCATTccaaagaaaatgaaaagaatGAGAAGACAGAGCATGTCCCCGTCACACCCAACTGTAAAAGGCCTCAAATGAGCACGCCCATCAAAGCGACGCCAATAGCACCCCTCCCAGAACTGACGAAAGAGGACGAGGACTTACTCAGGCTAAGCGACGAACTCAGAGAAAGCAAAGTATCCTTCGCCCAAGAACAACGGAGGGTGACCGAGTTAGAAGAACAACTAGCGTCTATGATCCAAGAAAACAATAGGTTGCAGGAACAACTGAGGAATTGGCACCAGAGAGAAGACGAACCAAAATCTATGCATGAAGAGTTCTCTATCTTGGAAGAAGTCAG ACAAGGCCAACTTTGCATAAGATGTCTAAGGGGCGTCGAACGAGGAGACGACATGTCGTCAATGCTCGATGGAGACGATGACGACAGGAGTGCTATCAGCTCTCTGATCCTCACACCCACTCACCCAGACAGTGCCAGGGAAGACCTGGTCTCTAACAAACTTGTCAAATTCGAC AATGCCAAGGAAAAATTACTCCAAGGTATATGGGCCAATAAAGAAGACGGTCACGATAACCCCTACAGAGAACTTGTCCAGAAGTACGAGGCTCTTCTGGAAGTTCAACTATCACAAGCCAAGAACCTGAGGAAGAACAAACAGAACTCGTCGCCCAGCGCGCAGGTACAGCCTGGAATATTATCTCTCCAAGATGAGCTACAAACATCTGGAGACTACACCCATTTCAGCGTCAAAGACACTGACGACGAAAGCGGCCACGGCGAGGAGGCGCAGAAAGAGAACAACACCCAAAAGAAGGTTGAAACCACATCTCGCAAAAAGATTATACAAACACCAGACTTTTCGGAAGCAGAAACTTCGAGCTCTGGTTTCTCAGACGAAACAAGCAACAAAGCTACGCAAACAGAGCGCGAGCGCCCCGGGTCTTTCCTCTGCACGATCGCCGACGGAGAGGATTACCGATTCAGCATCTACGATGATGCGAGTCCCATGGACAGCCGCTTCCGAAACAGACCAGAATATCGGGAATTGTTCAAAGAAATCTTTACTATTCTCAAAAAAGCAGCGGAAAACAAAGACGAAGGAGAACAACTGCCTCTCCTTGATGATACAACCGTCGGAAAAGTACCGCCGGTCACACCGGCTACGGAGGAACCACCAGGAAACTTCACTGATGACACACAGAGCGTTTTGTCGTCTGTGATGTCGGAACAGTCGATTCCAGTGTCCGATATTACAGCCCCAGAAACTCCAACTTTGACAGAAAAGAAGAAATCTGTTGCTGAGCCAGTCAAAAAGTTAGAAGTTAAGAAAAGAGAAAAGAAGCCAGCAGAGTCGATCGCTCCTCAAAAACCTAAACCTGAAAAAGAGTCGGAAACTAAAGAGAAGGAACCCGAGAAGCAAACTcaaaaggaaaaagaaaaggagCGCGTATTGACCCCGCTAGTGCGCCAACCGTTGGAGTACATCGCGGCCACTAGAAAGAAGTCCAGACATCGCAACCGCAAGCACAGCCAGGATCGCCAAGGTGCAGACTCTCCCGTATTTCCGTCGCCGCCGAAAATAACTTACCAGAAGATATCGAATAAGAAGCGAAGGGATTACAGGCCTATTGAAGCGAGTCCCCTGGTGGCACCCTCCGAGAGCGACTGGAACGGAGTCACGTTATCGTTTTACAACAGAAGTTTGAACTCGCCGACCCCGAGCACGAGCAGCCGGACCGGGAAGATCTACCAGGGCTGGAACGCCGAGACCGACTCGTGGGACATCAAGCAGAGCACGGCCTCGCAGGAGATCCACAAGCTGAGGAAACTCGAGCTCTCCTACGCGGAGGTGTTAAGGAACGCCGACAAGACCAAAACCCGGCGTAAAAAACAccagtaa
- the LOC106134522 gene encoding cerebellar degeneration-related protein 2 isoform X1 gives MSEEQEQCDSFNSWELNGLNSLDLWDYTVELECLQGTEDLQLAAELGKTLLERNKELETALRQHQNVIEDQAQEIEYLTKQTVALREVNDSRLRIYEQLEVSIQDLERANHRLASDHAADKKHIKTLCANIESLESKCEELQKVSDDLKAQLEIARRRAEKKPESEHSKENEKNEKTEHVPVTPNCKRPQMSTPIKATPIAPLPELTKEDEDLLRLSDELRESKVSFAQEQRRVTELEEQLASMIQENNRLQEQLRNWHQREDEPKSMHEEFSILEEVRQGQLCIRCLRGVERGDDMSSMLDGDDDDRSAISSLILTPTHPDSAREDLVSNKLVKFDNAKEKLLQGIWANKEDGHDNPYRELVQKYEALLEVQLSQAKNLRKNKQNSSPSAQVQPGILSLQDELQTSGDYTHFSVKDTDDESGHGEEAQKENNTQKKVETTSRKKIIQTPDFSEAETSSSGFSDETSNKATQTERERPGSFLCTIADGEDYRFSIYDDASPMDSRFRNRPEYRELFKEIFTILKKAAENKDEGEQLPLLDDTTVGKVPPVTPATEEPPGNFTDDTQSVLSSVMSEQSIPVSDITAPETPTLTEKKKSVAEPVKKLEVKKREKKPAESIAPQKPKPEKESETKEKEPEKQTQKEKEKERVLTPLVRQPLEYIAATRKKSRHRNRKHSQDRQGADSPVFPSPPKITYQKISNKKRRDYRPIEASPLVAPSESDWNGVTLSFYNRSLNSPTPSTSSRTGKIYQGWNAETDSWDIKQSTASQEIHKLRKLELSYAEVLRNADKTKTRRKKHQ, from the exons ATGAGCGAGGAGCAGGAACAGTGTGACTCTTTCAATTCGTGGGAGTTGAACGGACTCAACTCTTTGGACCTCTGGGACTACACCGTGGAACTGGAGTGCCTGCAAGGAACCGAAG ATTTGCAGCTAGCAGCAGAACTCGGGAAGACCCTGTTGGAGAGGAACAAGGAGTTGGAGACAGCTCTCCGCCAACACCAAAATGTCATCGAAGATCAGGCACAAGAAATTGAA TACTTAACAAAACAGACAGTCGCCTTGCGGGAGGTGAACGACTCAAGACTGAGGATCTACGAACAGTTAGAAGTCAGCATTCAAGATTTGGAGCGGGCCAACCACAGGCTCGCTTCCGACCATGCCGCCGACAAGAAACACATCAAAAC TTTGTGTGCAAACATTGAATCATTGGAGAGTAAATGTGAGGAACTGCAGAAGGTATCAGACGACCTGAAAGCCCAGCTTGAGATTGCCAGGCGACGAGCAGAAAAGAAACCTGAGAGCGAGCATTccaaagaaaatgaaaagaatGAGAAGACAGAGCATGTCCCCGTCACACCCAACTGTAAAAGGCCTCAAATGAGCACGCCCATCAAAGCGACGCCAATAGCACCCCTCCCAGAACTGACGAAAGAGGACGAGGACTTACTCAGGCTAAGCGACGAACTCAGAGAAAGCAAAGTATCCTTCGCCCAAGAACAACGGAGGGTGACCGAGTTAGAAGAACAACTAGCGTCTATGATCCAAGAAAACAATAGGTTGCAGGAACAACTGAGGAATTGGCACCAGAGAGAAGACGAACCAAAATCTATGCATGAAGAGTTCTCTATCTTGGAAGAAGTCAG ACAAGGCCAACTTTGCATAAGATGTCTAAGGGGCGTCGAACGAGGAGACGACATGTCGTCAATGCTCGATGGAGACGATGACGACAGGAGTGCTATCAGCTCTCTGATCCTCACACCCACTCACCCAGACAGTGCCAGGGAAGACCTGGTCTCTAACAAACTTGTCAAATTCGAC AATGCCAAGGAAAAATTACTCCAAGGTATATGGGCCAATAAAGAAGACGGTCACGATAACCCCTACAGAGAACTTGTCCAGAAGTACGAGGCTCTTCTGGAAGTTCAACTATCACAAGCCAAGAACCTGAGGAAGAACAAACAGAACTCGTCGCCCAGCGCGCAGGTACAGCCTGGAATATTATCTCTCCAAGATGAGCTACAAACATCTGGAGACTACACCCATTTCAGCGTCAAAGACACTGACGACGAAAGCGGCCACGGCGAGGAGGCGCAGAAAGAGAACAACACCCAAAAGAAGGTTGAAACCACATCTCGCAAAAAGATTATACAAACACCAGACTTTTCGGAAGCAGAAACTTCGAGCTCTGGTTTCTCAGACGAAACAAGCAACAAAGCTACGCAAACAGAGCGCGAGCGCCCCGGGTCTTTCCTCTGCACGATCGCCGACGGAGAGGATTACCGATTCAGCATCTACGATGATGCGAGTCCCATGGACAGCCGCTTCCGAAACAGACCAGAATATCGGGAATTGTTCAAAGAAATCTTTACTATTCTCAAAAAAGCAGCGGAAAACAAAGACGAAGGAGAACAACTGCCTCTCCTTGATGATACAACCGTCGGAAAAGTACCGCCGGTCACACCGGCTACGGAGGAACCACCAGGAAACTTCACTGATGACACACAGAGCGTTTTGTCGTCTGTGATGTCGGAACAGTCGATTCCAGTGTCCGATATTACAGCCCCAGAAACTCCAACTTTGACAGAAAAGAAGAAATCTGTTGCTGAGCCAGTCAAAAAGTTAGAAGTTAAGAAAAGAGAAAAGAAGCCAGCAGAGTCGATCGCTCCTCAAAAACCTAAACCTGAAAAAGAGTCGGAAACTAAAGAGAAGGAACCCGAGAAGCAAACTcaaaaggaaaaagaaaaggagCGCGTATTGACCCCGCTAGTGCGCCAACCGTTGGAGTACATCGCGGCCACTAGAAAGAAGTCCAGACATCGCAACCGCAAGCACAGCCAGGATCGCCAAGGTGCAGACTCTCCCGTATTTCCGTCGCCGCCGAAAATAACTTACCAGAAGATATCGAATAAGAAGCGAAGGGATTACAGGCCTATTGAAGCGAGTCCCCTGGTGGCACCCTCCGAGAGCGACTGGAACGGAGTCACGTTATCGTTTTACAACAGAAGTTTGAACTCGCCGACCCCGAGCACGAGCAGCCGGACCGGGAAGATCTACCAGGGCTGGAACGCCGAGACCGACTCGTGGGACATCAAGCAGAGCACGGCCTCGCAGGAGATCCACAAGCTGAGGAAACTCGAGCTCTCCTACGCGGAGGTGTTAAGGAACGCCGACAAGACCAAAACCCGGCGTAAAAAACAccagtaa